A stretch of the Polluticoccus soli genome encodes the following:
- a CDS encoding OsmC family protein, producing MKRNATAVWNGSGKEGSGHLTNQSNILNQTPYSYSSRFENGTGTNPEELIAAAHAGCFSMKLSFVLGAAGFTADEIKTDCVVTIDNGTITTSELTLRAKVPGIDEAKFKECAEEAKANCPVSKVLNCQITLDAALA from the coding sequence ATGAAACGTAACGCTACCGCCGTATGGAACGGCTCGGGTAAAGAAGGCAGCGGCCACCTGACCAATCAAAGCAATATCCTCAATCAAACACCATACTCTTATAGTAGCCGTTTTGAAAATGGTACAGGCACCAATCCCGAAGAGCTGATAGCCGCGGCGCATGCAGGATGCTTCTCCATGAAGTTGAGTTTTGTGCTAGGTGCTGCAGGTTTTACTGCCGACGAGATCAAAACCGACTGTGTCGTTACTATTGACAATGGTACGATCACTACAAGTGAATTAACGTTGCGTGCAAAAGTGCCCGGAATTGATGAAGCTAAGTTCAAAGAATGCGCTGAAGAAGCTAAAGCAAATTGTCCTGTGTCTAAAGTGCTGAACTGTCAGATAACGTTAGATGCCGCACTAGCTTAA
- a CDS encoding NADPH-dependent F420 reductase: MNIAIIGAGKNTEALAEGLANAGHDVFIGLKDTETYISPKLLTFENIFLVSVEDAARESDIIVITTPANEIREVAYMLGDVRRKTIADLSSFNFVRAVSYSNTHNVIKAITNCRNLVKCYNVTGYEDLVNPDFIGATTDMFMAGDSKKSKEVVKLLARDLGFIDCCDFGDGDTVPMLDEMSNCWNNRAVKQKMEASLAYKLVRK; the protein is encoded by the coding sequence ATGAACATTGCCATAATTGGCGCCGGCAAGAATACAGAGGCTCTTGCTGAAGGTTTGGCGAACGCAGGTCATGATGTATTTATCGGGTTAAAAGATACAGAGACCTACATTAGTCCGAAACTGTTGACGTTTGAGAATATCTTCCTCGTGTCTGTGGAAGATGCCGCGCGCGAGTCGGATATCATCGTGATCACAACACCGGCAAATGAGATACGTGAGGTCGCGTACATGCTGGGCGATGTTCGTCGCAAGACAATTGCAGACCTTTCAAGTTTCAATTTTGTGCGTGCTGTGAGTTATAGCAATACACACAACGTTATTAAAGCTATCACCAATTGCCGCAACCTGGTGAAGTGTTATAACGTAACAGGTTATGAAGACCTGGTTAATCCTGATTTTATAGGCGCAACTACCGACATGTTCATGGCCGGTGATAGCAAGAAGTCAAAAGAGGTGGTGAAGCTATTAGCCCGTGACCTTGGTTTCATCGACTGCTGCGATTTCGGTGATGGTGATACTGTTCCAATGCTGGATGAAATGAGTAATTGTTGGAACAACCGCGCAGTGAAGCAGAAAATGGAAGCTAGTCTGGCCTATAAGCTTGTTAGGAAATAA